The proteins below are encoded in one region of Terriglobales bacterium:
- a CDS encoding response regulator, whose translation MKRILLAEDNPTNRELIRDVLEADGCEVIEADNGQEALHKLREILPHLVLLDVQMPELDGYAVLNRLRADPQLARLPVIALTAYAMRGDRERALAAGFDGYVSKPVDFRHLRAEIERLCGDGSQP comes from the coding sequence ATGAAGCGCATCCTGCTGGCAGAAGACAATCCCACGAATCGCGAGTTGATCCGCGACGTCCTGGAAGCCGACGGATGCGAGGTCATCGAGGCTGACAACGGCCAGGAGGCGCTCCACAAGCTGCGCGAAATTCTGCCTCACCTCGTCCTGCTCGATGTGCAGATGCCCGAGCTCGATGGCTATGCGGTGCTCAACCGTCTGCGCGCCGACCCGCAGCTCGCCCGCCTGCCGGTCATCGCGCTCACGGCTTACGCCATGCGTGGCGATCGCGAGCGCGCCCTCGCCGCCGGCTTCGATGGTTACGTCAGTAAGCCGGTCGACTTCCGCCACCTGCGGGCGGAGATTGAGCGGCTGTGCGGCGACGGCTCACAGCCCTGA